The following are from one region of the Halarcobacter sp. genome:
- a CDS encoding PhoU domain-containing protein yields the protein MLKPYEENVQKIKEEIYSIGQEVIHANKISLSALKENDLTMLKDVNLSIRTLSVKSNEIDNLIVKTLALYSPEARDLREMVSYLKITNELLRAGANSKSFVKTFKKSFTEDLDKHTILEYAIPLLKASNLALEIAVSLLKDPKELSIESGFNKVCVEESKTDDLYAIIEKNTLKLITKNIELSKDYFDVLSSLRRLEKTADRAASIANLLLFAEIGGSIEQAK from the coding sequence ATGTTAAAGCCATATGAAGAAAATGTACAAAAAATAAAAGAAGAGATTTATAGTATAGGTCAAGAAGTGATTCATGCAAATAAGATATCACTATCTGCATTAAAAGAGAATGATCTTACTATGTTAAAAGATGTAAATCTATCAATTAGAACTTTATCAGTAAAATCTAATGAGATAGATAATTTAATAGTTAAAACATTAGCTTTATATTCACCAGAGGCTAGAGATTTAAGAGAGATGGTGTCTTATCTTAAAATCACTAATGAACTATTAAGAGCTGGTGCAAACTCTAAATCTTTTGTAAAGACATTTAAAAAATCTTTTACTGAAGACTTAGATAAACATACAATATTAGAGTATGCTATTCCTTTATTAAAAGCTTCAAATTTAGCTTTAGAAATAGCAGTAAGCCTACTAAAAGACCCAAAAGAGTTATCAATTGAGTCTGGTTTTAATAAAGTATGTGTAGAAGAGAGTAAAACAGATGATTTATATGCAATCATTGAAAAAAATACTTTAAAACTTATCACAAAAAATATTGAATTATCAAAAGACTATTTTGATGTTTTAAGTAGTTTAAGAAGACTTGAAAAAACAGCTGATAGAGCTGCATCTATAGCTAATCTTTTATTGTTTGCTGAAATTGGTGGTTCAATAGAACAAGCAAAATAG
- a CDS encoding GGDEF domain-containing protein — protein sequence MENKIDIGKLDFAFQPIINTNSGKTFAVEALLRNCQELNFKSINNFFDYLAKEEILFDYDIKLRKKALKKFKKIDLPNIKLFYNLDNRVFNMPNKKLGKTLEILKELDIKPDRLCFELTEHNLFEDEKNLQDAIKNYNHNEIKTAIDDFGTGVSGLHLLYISDTNFVKIDKFFISHIDKDPKKRLFCSSIVEMAHTMGIQVIAEGIERVEEYLTCKDIKVDYLQGYLFCRPTTDIEEIKKSYKGKSFLKKDRRLLSNNIDKSFIEKVDAITDDSSLHDLFIYFKEHTKNTFVPVVNSEKKILGAIYEVDIKKISYSQYGLSLAKNQSFKAKLKHYLQPVPEIDISWGIDKALEIFNMRNDAKGIFVSKDSIYYGFISLNNLLLLSYKRNIEIAENQNPLTKLPGNNQIDDFIYNIFDKKLQAQIIYFDFNDFKPFNDTYGFRLGDRAILMFSEILQKYLSRESFIAHIGGDDFFVGFVNMSYENVYNMIFNIQKEFEHNVQSLYNENDLKKGHITAKDRYGTTREFELLSISASIIEVNENSSIENFNSKLGEIKKRSKAVNKPFGICINM from the coding sequence ATAGAAAATAAAATTGATATAGGTAAACTAGATTTTGCCTTTCAACCAATAATTAATACTAACTCAGGTAAAACTTTTGCTGTAGAAGCATTACTTAGAAACTGTCAAGAACTTAACTTCAAATCAATAAATAACTTCTTTGATTATCTAGCCAAAGAGGAGATACTTTTTGATTATGATATTAAATTAAGAAAAAAAGCTCTAAAAAAATTCAAGAAAATTGATCTTCCTAATATAAAGCTTTTTTACAATCTTGATAATAGAGTTTTTAATATGCCAAATAAAAAACTTGGTAAAACACTAGAAATATTAAAGGAATTAGATATAAAACCCGATAGATTGTGTTTTGAGTTAACAGAGCATAATCTTTTTGAAGATGAAAAAAACCTTCAAGACGCAATTAAAAACTATAATCATAATGAGATTAAAACTGCAATTGATGATTTTGGTACAGGAGTTTCAGGATTACACCTTCTTTATATTTCAGATACAAATTTTGTAAAAATAGATAAATTCTTTATTTCCCATATTGATAAAGATCCTAAAAAAAGACTTTTTTGTTCTTCAATAGTTGAAATGGCACACACTATGGGAATACAAGTAATTGCAGAAGGTATTGAAAGAGTCGAGGAGTATCTAACTTGCAAAGATATAAAAGTTGATTACCTACAAGGTTACCTTTTTTGCAGACCCACAACAGATATAGAAGAGATTAAAAAGAGTTATAAAGGAAAAAGTTTTTTAAAAAAAGATAGAAGACTATTAAGTAACAATATTGATAAATCATTTATTGAAAAAGTTGATGCTATAACCGATGATTCTTCTTTACATGACCTTTTTATATACTTTAAAGAACATACAAAAAATACCTTTGTACCAGTAGTAAACTCTGAAAAAAAGATTTTAGGAGCCATATATGAAGTAGATATAAAAAAAATATCTTATTCTCAGTATGGCTTATCTCTTGCAAAAAATCAATCATTTAAAGCAAAATTAAAACACTACTTACAACCAGTACCTGAAATAGATATAAGTTGGGGAATTGATAAAGCCTTAGAGATTTTTAATATGAGAAATGATGCTAAAGGTATTTTTGTTAGTAAAGATTCAATATATTATGGATTTATCAGTCTAAACAATCTTCTTCTTTTATCCTATAAAAGAAATATAGAAATTGCAGAAAACCAAAACCCCCTTACTAAACTGCCAGGAAACAATCAAATTGATGATTTTATTTATAATATATTTGATAAAAAATTGCAGGCACAAATAATATATTTCGATTTTAATGATTTTAAACCTTTTAACGACACATATGGGTTTAGACTTGGAGATAGAGCAATTTTGATGTTTTCAGAAATACTTCAAAAATATCTTTCAAGGGAAAGCTTCATAGCTCATATAGGTGGAGATGATTTCTTTGTTGGTTTTGTAAATATGAGTTATGAAAATGTTTATAATATGATTTTTAATATACAAAAAGAGTTTGAGCACAATGTACAAAGTCTTTACAATGAAAATGATTTAAAAAAAGGTCATATCACTGCAAAAGATAGATATGGCACAACAAGAGAGTTTGAACTGTTAAGTATCTCAGCATCAATTATTGAAGTAAATGAAAATAGTAGTATTGAGAACTTTAACTCAAAACTTGGGGAGATAAAAAAAAGATCAAAAGCTGTTAATAAACCTTTTGGTATCTGCATAAATATGTAA
- the pstC gene encoding phosphate ABC transporter permease subunit PstC translates to MKERIIKTALIVASTISILTTFGILFSILFEAISFFQLRSFWYFLTGLEWSPGIVGSKFGAVPIFAGTLMITFIAMLVAIPVGLGSAVYMSEYASGKTRDYLKPILEILAGIPTVVYGFFAAITVAPFVVKAADFFGLEATFNSALASGIVMGIMIIPVISSLSDDVIRAVPDSQRKASLGLGMTQGETIKNIVLPSALPGIISATLLGFSKAIGETMIVVMAAGLRPNLSINPLEDMTTVTVRIVDALVGDQAFNSPETLSAFALGLALFVVTLILNIISLTMIRKFKEKYKVNTL, encoded by the coding sequence ATGAAAGAAAGAATAATCAAAACAGCATTGATTGTAGCTTCTACTATATCTATTCTTACAACGTTTGGTATTCTTTTTTCAATACTTTTTGAAGCTATTTCATTTTTTCAATTGAGAAGCTTTTGGTATTTCCTAACAGGTCTAGAATGGTCTCCTGGTATCGTAGGAAGTAAGTTTGGTGCAGTTCCTATTTTTGCTGGTACATTAATGATTACATTTATAGCAATGTTAGTAGCTATTCCAGTAGGTCTTGGTAGTGCAGTTTATATGAGTGAATATGCAAGTGGAAAAACAAGAGATTATTTAAAACCTATATTAGAGATACTTGCAGGTATTCCAACGGTTGTATATGGTTTCTTTGCTGCAATTACAGTTGCTCCATTTGTTGTAAAAGCTGCTGATTTTTTTGGATTAGAAGCGACATTTAATTCTGCATTAGCTTCTGGAATTGTAATGGGTATTATGATTATTCCTGTAATATCATCACTATCTGATGATGTAATTCGTGCAGTTCCAGATAGTCAAAGAAAAGCTTCTTTAGGTCTGGGTATGACTCAAGGTGAAACTATTAAAAATATCGTATTACCTTCTGCTCTTCCAGGTATTATATCTGCAACACTTCTTGGTTTTTCAAAAGCAATTGGGGAAACAATGATTGTTGTTATGGCAGCAGGTTTACGACCAAACTTATCAATCAACCCATTAGAAGATATGACAACGGTAACAGTTAGAATCGTTGATGCTTTAGTTGGGGATCAAGCGTTTAACTCTCCTGAAACACTTTCTGCTTTTGCATTAGGTCTTGCATTATTTGTTGTAACATTGATTTTGAATATTATCTCATTAACAATGATTAGAAAATTTAAAGAAAAATATAAAGTGAATACATTATGA
- a CDS encoding phosphate-starvation-inducible PsiE family protein: MKKLFTNIQTYFSNNYEVLAATIIFLIVVGTKQEFYKAIVLMLEFIVVMEVVKMISDFIKKEKLRLRFVIDIFIIFLIRDVIINASLPNKDYFTILFLLFVIFIFFIFRILAIKYSPGVINISEKLNTKKEITNE, encoded by the coding sequence ATGAAAAAGCTATTTACAAATATACAAACATACTTTAGCAACAACTATGAAGTTCTAGCTGCAACTATTATATTTCTAATAGTTGTAGGAACTAAGCAAGAGTTTTATAAAGCGATTGTTCTTATGCTGGAATTCATAGTTGTTATGGAAGTTGTAAAGATGATTTCTGATTTTATAAAAAAAGAGAAATTAAGACTTAGATTTGTGATAGACATATTTATTATATTCCTAATAAGAGATGTAATTATTAATGCTTCCCTTCCAAATAAAGACTATTTTACTATACTTTTTCTTCTTTTTGTGATTTTTATATTCTTTATTTTCAGGATTTTAGCAATAAAATATTCCCCAGGAGTTATAAACATCTCTGAAAAACTAAATACTAAAAAAGAAATAACTAATGAATGA
- the rplM gene encoding 50S ribosomal protein L13, with amino-acid sequence MKFTQMAKANEIERDWIVVDATDKIFGRIITEVATLLRGKHKPSYTPHVDCGDNVIIINASKAKFTGAKLEDKNYYTHSGYFGSTKTHKMSDMLENNPEKLFKLATRGMLPKTKLGKEMLKKLKVYAGSEHPHTAQIKG; translated from the coding sequence ATGAAATTTACTCAAATGGCAAAAGCTAACGAAATCGAAAGAGATTGGATAGTAGTTGATGCAACAGACAAAATATTCGGTAGAATTATTACTGAAGTTGCAACACTATTAAGAGGTAAACACAAGCCTTCATATACTCCTCATGTAGACTGTGGAGACAATGTTATTATTATTAATGCTTCTAAAGCAAAATTTACTGGAGCAAAATTAGAAGATAAAAACTATTATACTCACTCAGGATATTTTGGAAGTACTAAAACACACAAAATGTCTGATATGCTAGAAAATAACCCAGAAAAATTATTCAAACTAGCTACTAGAGGGATGTTACCAAAAACAAAACTTGGTAAAGAAATGTTAAAAAAATTAAAAGTATACGCAGGAAGCGAACACCCACACACTGCGCAAATTAAAGGATAA
- a CDS encoding ATP-binding protein produces MLKLHQLFLRTFSLIFLLMLLVLSVTIYLWSKHIYLDQIEKNLSQNIDSLSFSFTSLDNVKYIVKTFKAKTGNRITIIDEKGTVIADSDKNIKRMENHSNRYEIIHAKYNGYGKKIRFSHTLNQELLYVAKKIVVDDKIYYIRLADYTYKIQDNFTELVYQLIAFLTLFLVGFFFVTYYLSLKIKDETNSILEYLIQMSNKKPRQEIYSDFCEEFNKITRLLNKVASKLSKREKQKAKQTAKLKVANRQKDEIISAISHEFKNPIAIITGYAETILNDKELPDKMQTNFLNKIYSNGNKMSHIIDKLRLTLKLEEGKQNIMTTECSLRKLLDEIVSDLQDKYTQREIHILGEDVKIKIDETLFSMVLTNLIENALKYSEDEVTIKIEQDSICVIDKGIGIDEDEIRKINQKFYRVSQNGWNNSLGLGLFIVHSILKLHNFELIIHSKIHEGSEFQIKY; encoded by the coding sequence TTGCTAAAACTTCACCAGCTGTTTTTACGTACCTTTTCACTTATATTTTTACTTATGTTACTTGTATTAAGTGTTACGATATATTTATGGTCAAAACATATCTATTTGGATCAAATAGAAAAAAACTTATCACAAAATATTGATTCACTCTCTTTTTCTTTTACAAGTTTGGACAATGTAAAATATATTGTAAAAACCTTTAAAGCAAAAACTGGAAATAGAATAACTATTATTGATGAAAAAGGTACTGTAATAGCCGACAGTGATAAAAATATTAAACGAATGGAAAACCATTCTAATAGATATGAAATCATTCATGCTAAATATAATGGTTATGGTAAAAAAATTAGATTTTCCCACACTTTAAATCAAGAACTACTTTATGTGGCAAAAAAAATTGTTGTTGATGATAAAATCTATTATATTAGATTAGCGGATTATACTTATAAAATCCAAGATAACTTTACAGAATTGGTATATCAGCTTATAGCATTTTTAACACTATTTTTAGTGGGATTCTTTTTTGTAACATATTATCTTAGTTTAAAAATAAAAGATGAAACAAACTCTATACTTGAATATCTAATTCAAATGAGTAATAAAAAACCCCGACAAGAGATATATTCAGATTTTTGTGAAGAGTTTAACAAAATAACAAGACTTTTAAATAAAGTTGCAAGTAAGTTGTCAAAAAGAGAGAAACAAAAAGCTAAACAAACAGCAAAATTGAAAGTTGCTAATAGACAAAAAGATGAGATAATCTCAGCAATTTCCCATGAGTTTAAAAATCCAATTGCAATTATTACAGGTTATGCAGAAACTATTTTAAATGATAAAGAGCTACCTGATAAGATGCAAACTAATTTCTTAAATAAGATTTATAGTAATGGGAATAAAATGTCTCATATTATTGATAAATTAAGGCTTACTTTAAAACTTGAAGAGGGTAAACAAAATATAATGACTACCGAGTGCTCTTTACGTAAATTACTTGATGAAATTGTTTCTGATTTACAAGACAAATATACACAAAGAGAGATTCATATTTTAGGGGAAGACGTAAAAATAAAAATAGATGAAACTCTTTTTTCTATGGTTTTAACTAATTTAATTGAAAATGCCTTAAAATATTCAGAAGATGAAGTTACAATAAAAATTGAACAAGATTCAATCTGCGTAATTGATAAAGGGATTGGAATAGATGAAGACGAAATAAGAAAAATCAATCAAAAATTTTACAGGGTCTCACAAAATGGCTGGAATAACTCTTTAGGATTGGGACTTTTTATTGTTCATTCTATTTTAAAACTGCACAATTTTGAACTTATTATTCATAGTAAAATACATGAAGGTTCAGAATTTCAAATAAAATATTAA
- a CDS encoding substrate-binding domain-containing protein: MKKTTLALLASAALTVSLSARDQIKIVGSSTVYPFSSAVAEELGATTKYPTPVVESTGSGGGMKLFCAGNDLNTPDITNASRRMKTKEFTLCEKNGVTDITESVIGYDGIAFAQDKSNSAFNVTREQLALAVAAEVPSKDGKSLIANPYKKWSDIDASLPNREIIVYGPPKSSGTRDAFEELVMQHVFKKMAVYTDLYKADKTANKKYKKYSVIRTDGVYVPSGENDNIIVQKLTKNKEAFGIFGFSFLEENEDKLSGSTINGIAPTPDNISSAKYPVSRSLFFYTKNSHKKDVPAMNKYIEMFMSENMIGNNGILTEIGLIPLPGSERTAIRKAVLEGKKLTLDALKH; this comes from the coding sequence ATGAAAAAAACAACACTTGCTTTATTAGCATCTGCTGCACTTACTGTATCTTTAAGTGCTAGAGACCAAATTAAAATTGTAGGTTCATCTACAGTTTATCCATTCTCTTCTGCTGTAGCTGAAGAACTAGGTGCAACAACTAAATACCCAACTCCAGTAGTTGAATCAACTGGTTCAGGTGGTGGTATGAAACTATTTTGTGCTGGAAATGATTTAAATACTCCAGATATTACAAATGCATCAAGAAGAATGAAAACTAAAGAGTTTACACTTTGTGAAAAAAATGGTGTAACTGATATTACTGAATCAGTAATTGGATATGATGGTATCGCATTTGCTCAAGATAAATCAAACTCTGCTTTTAACGTAACTAGAGAACAATTAGCATTAGCTGTTGCTGCTGAAGTTCCATCAAAAGATGGTAAATCATTAATTGCTAACCCATATAAAAAATGGTCAGATATTGATGCTTCTTTACCAAATAGAGAAATTATTGTTTATGGACCACCAAAATCTTCTGGTACAAGAGATGCCTTTGAAGAATTAGTAATGCAACATGTATTCAAAAAAATGGCTGTATATACAGACCTTTATAAAGCTGATAAAACTGCAAACAAAAAATATAAAAAATACTCTGTAATTAGAACAGATGGTGTTTATGTTCCATCTGGTGAAAATGACAATATTATTGTTCAAAAATTAACTAAAAATAAAGAAGCATTCGGTATTTTTGGATTCTCTTTCTTAGAAGAAAACGAAGATAAACTATCTGGTTCTACAATCAATGGAATAGCTCCAACTCCAGATAACATCTCTTCTGCTAAATACCCAGTATCTAGATCATTATTCTTCTATACTAAAAACTCTCACAAAAAAGATGTTCCTGCAATGAACAAATATATTGAGATGTTTATGTCTGAAAATATGATTGGTAACAATGGTATTTTAACTGAAATTGGTCTTATTCCTTTACCAGGATCTGAAAGAACTGCTATTAGAAAAGCTGTTTTAGAAGGTAAAAAACTTACATTAGATGCTTTAAAACACTAA
- a CDS encoding response regulator transcription factor translates to MNEKLILIVEDEEDILELLEYSLQKEGYETIGFLNVNENLEKVLEEEPIDLIIMDRNLPGIDGTEFISSIKKKGYNAPVVYLTAKDRDEDILEGFDAHADDYITKPFNIKETLARIKAIIRRSNNDVDVLRVRDIIYKATNKKFYIEGEEVELTHLEHDLLLEFIKNKDILMTREHLLEAVWEDSYDKKLKTVNVAIKRLKAKIDPNNKKEYIKSVRGEGYLFC, encoded by the coding sequence ATGAATGAAAAACTAATATTAATCGTTGAAGATGAAGAGGATATTTTAGAACTTCTTGAATACTCACTTCAAAAAGAGGGATATGAAACTATTGGATTTTTAAATGTAAATGAAAATCTTGAAAAAGTTTTAGAAGAAGAACCTATAGATTTGATTATTATGGATAGAAATTTACCAGGTATTGATGGAACAGAATTTATATCAAGTATAAAGAAAAAAGGTTACAATGCACCAGTTGTTTATCTTACAGCAAAAGATAGAGATGAAGATATTCTTGAAGGTTTTGATGCCCATGCTGATGATTATATTACTAAACCTTTTAATATAAAAGAGACTCTTGCTAGAATAAAAGCTATAATTAGAAGATCAAATAATGATGTTGATGTATTAAGAGTAAGAGATATTATATATAAAGCTACAAATAAAAAATTCTATATTGAAGGTGAAGAGGTTGAATTAACACACCTTGAACACGACTTATTATTAGAATTTATAAAGAATAAAGATATTTTAATGACAAGAGAGCATCTACTTGAAGCAGTTTGGGAAGACTCTTATGATAAAAAACTTAAAACTGTAAATGTTGCAATAAAAAGATTAAAAGCGAAAATAGACCCAAATAATAAAAAAGAATATATAAAATCAGTTAGAGGGGAAGGTTACCTGTTTTGCTAA
- the pstA gene encoding phosphate ABC transporter permease PstA has translation MMKRKNKNIDNPFYDPSLTKRHRSSKRFKTFTVSSLVFSIAFLVFFLYDMVSKGSPAFQQAYLHIDVTYSQESKKSYRKAIDRKYSRIVSRAWLRMVPKMIEENPELMGKTIKTWVLADDQVDQYLKGHYYKLKRKDRALVDDMKAFGDIELKFNEIFFKNGDSKTPEYAGLQSAIIGSVLTLIITMLFAFPIGVMTAIYLEEFADDNKFTQTIEVNINNLAAIPSILFGLLGLAIFINLFGFPRSSPLVGGLTLALMTLPIIIVSSRAALRAVPDSIRQAGYGLGLTKIEVTRDHVLPLAFPGILTGSIIGLAQAMGETAPLIIIGMIAFIPDSPGSIFEAATVMPAQLFTWAGMPERMYVEKTAAGIMVLLTILISLNSLAIYLRKKYEVKW, from the coding sequence ATGATGAAAAGAAAAAATAAAAATATAGATAACCCTTTTTACGATCCATCATTGACGAAAAGACATAGAAGTTCTAAAAGATTTAAAACTTTTACAGTATCATCTTTAGTTTTTTCAATAGCATTTCTTGTATTTTTCCTTTATGATATGGTATCTAAAGGAAGCCCTGCTTTCCAACAAGCTTATTTACATATAGATGTGACTTATTCACAAGAATCAAAAAAGAGTTATAGAAAAGCAATTGATAGAAAATATTCAAGAATAGTATCAAGAGCATGGTTAAGAATGGTTCCAAAGATGATTGAAGAAAATCCAGAACTAATGGGAAAAACTATTAAAACATGGGTTTTAGCAGATGATCAAGTAGACCAATATTTAAAAGGGCACTATTATAAACTAAAAAGAAAAGATAGAGCTTTAGTTGATGATATGAAAGCATTTGGAGATATTGAACTTAAATTCAATGAAATCTTCTTTAAAAATGGGGATTCAAAAACTCCTGAATATGCAGGTTTACAATCAGCAATTATTGGTTCAGTATTAACTCTTATTATTACAATGCTTTTTGCATTTCCTATTGGAGTTATGACAGCAATTTATCTTGAAGAGTTTGCAGATGATAATAAATTCACCCAAACAATTGAAGTAAATATTAATAACCTAGCAGCTATTCCATCAATTCTTTTTGGTCTTTTAGGTTTAGCTATATTTATTAATCTATTTGGATTTCCTAGATCCTCACCTTTAGTTGGTGGTTTAACTTTAGCACTTATGACTCTACCAATCATTATTGTAAGTTCAAGAGCAGCACTAAGAGCAGTTCCTGATTCTATTAGACAAGCTGGATATGGTTTAGGTTTAACAAAAATTGAAGTAACAAGAGACCATGTTTTACCACTGGCTTTTCCTGGTATTTTAACTGGTTCAATTATTGGTTTAGCTCAAGCGATGGGTGAAACAGCACCACTTATTATTATTGGTATGATTGCATTTATTCCAGATTCTCCAGGTTCAATTTTTGAAGCTGCAACTGTTATGCCAGCACAATTATTTACTTGGGCAGGTATGCCAGAAAGAATGTATGTAGAAAAAACTGCAGCAGGAATTATGGTGTTATTAACAATTCTAATTTCTTTAAATTCATTAGCAATTTATCTAAGAAAAAAATATGAAGTAAAATGGTAG
- the pstB gene encoding phosphate ABC transporter ATP-binding protein PstB: MSDNKIKVDVKELNLWYGENHALHNITVPLYENKITALIGPSGCGKSTFLRCLNRMNDLISIVKIDGSVVIDEKNIYDKDVDEVSVRKRIGMVFQQPNPFPKSIYDNVAYAPLKHSLVKKGKDCDDLVEKSLRDAGLWEEVKDKLNDPGTSLSGGQQQRLCIARTIAVKPEVILMDEPTSALDPISTEKIEALMLELKEKYTIITVTHNMQQAARVADYTAFFHLGKLIEYDETDTIFVNPSNKKTEDYITGRFG; this comes from the coding sequence ATGTCAGATAATAAAATTAAAGTAGATGTAAAAGAATTAAACCTTTGGTACGGAGAGAATCATGCGCTTCATAATATTACTGTACCACTATATGAAAATAAAATTACAGCACTAATCGGACCATCAGGTTGTGGTAAATCAACATTCCTTAGATGTTTAAATAGAATGAATGATTTAATTTCAATAGTAAAAATTGATGGTTCTGTTGTAATTGATGAGAAAAACATTTATGATAAAGATGTAGATGAAGTAAGTGTTAGAAAAAGAATTGGTATGGTTTTTCAACAACCAAATCCATTTCCAAAATCAATTTATGATAATGTTGCCTATGCACCTTTAAAACATAGCCTTGTAAAAAAAGGAAAAGATTGTGATGACCTTGTGGAAAAATCATTAAGAGATGCTGGACTTTGGGAAGAAGTAAAAGATAAATTAAATGATCCAGGAACATCACTTTCAGGTGGTCAACAACAAAGATTATGTATCGCAAGAACAATTGCTGTTAAACCAGAAGTAATTTTAATGGATGAACCAACTTCTGCACTTGACCCTATTTCAACTGAAAAAATTGAAGCATTAATGCTTGAATTAAAAGAGAAATATACAATTATCACTGTTACCCATAATATGCAACAAGCGGCAAGAGTTGCAGACTATACAGCATTTTTCCACTTAGGAAAACTGATTGAGTATGATGAAACAGATACAATATTTGTTAATCCATCAAATAAAAAGACTGAAGATTATATTACAGGAAGGTTCGGATAA
- the rpsI gene encoding 30S ribosomal protein S9, whose protein sequence is MAKVYATGRRKSAIAKVWLENGNGQLTINGQTLDAWLGGHEAIKKRVMQPLEVAKQETSVNVVVKTLGGGYSAQADAVKHGISRALVAYDEQFRAILKPYGLLTRDARSVERKKYGKKKARKSTQFSKR, encoded by the coding sequence ATGGCAAAAGTATACGCAACTGGAAGAAGAAAATCTGCTATCGCTAAAGTATGGTTAGAAAATGGAAACGGTCAACTTACAATCAACGGTCAAACTTTAGATGCATGGTTAGGTGGACACGAAGCTATTAAAAAAAGAGTTATGCAACCATTAGAAGTAGCTAAACAAGAAACTTCTGTAAACGTAGTAGTAAAAACACTTGGTGGTGGTTACTCAGCTCAAGCAGATGCAGTTAAACATGGTATTTCAAGAGCTTTAGTTGCTTATGATGAGCAATTCAGAGCAATCTTAAAACCTTATGGATTATTAACAAGAGATGCAAGATCTGTTGAGAGAAAAAAATACGGAAAGAAAAAAGCGAGAAAGTCAACTCAGTTCTCAAAAAGATAA